The Candidatus Defluviibacterium haderslevense DNA window ATTTAAAGCAAGCACTTGAATTTTTATAAATGAATTTGTATTAAGTAATTTATTTCATTTTTCAAATGCATTTTTAGAAGTTTTTTAGGATTTAATAATTTGTCAAATCTTAGTAGTTTATAACTTGCCCAATTTGTATTCTCGCCACCAAGACCAATGTCCATAAATAGCGATGAGTAAGAAAATAAAAAATTCAAAAGAAACAAAAATGATTTCTTTAAATGCATAGAGAAAAATACAAATAATATCAACGATAATCCAAATGATCCAATTTTCAAAATATCGTTTTGCCAATAGGGTATTCGCAACTATGCTTGCTATGGTTACAAAAGAATCAGTATAGGGATAAGCTGCTGGTTTTGTAAAAACCTGAGGCCAAATAGAATGAATGTTTTTTATAAAAAAGCCAAAGATTAAACTTAATCCCAATGTTCCAATGGTTAAAAATAGGATGTATTTTAATTCGAGTACTTTAATGGGAATATTTATTTTTTTTTCATAAATCCAATTATACCAGCCATAAATGCTGATTCCAAAAAAATAGACCTGTAAAAACATGTCTGAATAGAGTTGAACTTGAAAGAAGATAATAAAGAAAAGCATGATATTGATTAAACCAATGGGCCAGGTTAGGATATTGGATTTCGCGGCCAGCCAAACAGCAATAATTCCCGCTATAGTTCCGTAAAATTCTAAATAACTTATTGGATAGTCTAAAAGGGTGAAGAAGGTATTATCGATATAAAAATAGGACACTCATCGGTTTATTTGATCGATTAAAGATAAGATAATATTAAGGATAATTGCATCCCACCAGGGACAAATAATTTGGTTTTAAATATAATAAGAGTTTAATGTGTAAGTTGTTGTAATATAACTATATATTTGATTTTTTATAGCTTAAATTGTTTTTTTACTGCCCATGATAAAGGGAGACTTTTTCGAGCGATTGCTGGCATTCCCAATCAGGACAAAGTTTGACAAGTAGATTTTTAAGCCTACCTTTGTGCTCGAAAACAGCAAATTTATGAGCCAAAGACAAGATGTATACGTTGATTCTGAGATATCTGAATTGCTTAAAGTGATTATTCATGCACCTGATGCAGGAATTGATCGAATCACACCAAGAAGGGCAGGGGAATTGCTTTTTGATGATATTGTTTATTTGCCAGTGATGCAACGGGAACATGAGACGTTTGAGAATATTCTAAAGCTCTTTATTGGTAAGGACAACGTGCTTGAGACCTGCACTTTGATAAAGGAATCCTTAGACGCCAATGAAGCTTATAAAAAAGAACTCATACAGTTGATTAAGGATTTTGAAGAATTACCGGAAAGCACCGTTAAATTACTTTTTGAATTGCCGCATCATGTATTAGCTGATGTTTTGATTTCAGGTTATTATCCTGCCGAAGATCAGATTTTGTTTGACCCAATTCCTAATTTTATTTTTACTCGGGATATTGCGGTAATTGTCAACGAACATGTCGTCATTACCAAAGCATCTAAATATGTTAGACATCGTGAGAATTTATTGACCCGGTTTATATTTTATGCGCATCCCTATTTTGCACATTTAATGGAAGAAAATAGATTGATCAATTTGAATTTGGTGAATGAATTTCCACCATCCCGTAAAGGTGAACCCATTTCAATCGAGGGCGGAGACATTATGATACTCAATAAAGATTATTTATTGATAGGAAGTAGTGAGCGGACTACAGATCATGCACTTATGACCTTGAAGAATTTACTGTTCGAACGTGGCATCATAAAGAACGTAGTCGAAATAGAAGTTCCAAAGGAACGTTCATATATGCATATAGATACCTTGTTTACTCAGATTAATGAAAAACACTTTGTAGGATTTAAACCCATAGTAAAAGATGGATTGGGGTCTTATGTTACTGTATTTAGAATAACCGGAGAAGTGGTAGAATATCCTTCTGTTGTTGATTTTTTACATGCTGAAATTGATCCTGAAATTGAATTTATTTGGAGTGGTGGTGGCGAGTCACCCTATCAGGAAAGGGAACAATGGACCGATGGGTGCAACTTGCTAACGATTAGACCCGGTGTGGCACTAACTTACGATCGTAATCCTTATACGGAGAAGGCCTTTAGAGCTGCAGGATATCAAGTCATCCATGCATCAGAATTTATGCGTCAGGTCGAAGGTGGAGGCTTGGATGTAGCCGATATTAAGAATACCATTATTACCTTACCTTCAAGTGAGTTGTCAAGAGCACGAGGAGGAACTCATTGTATGTCTTGTCCTGTTTTAAGAAAGTAATCAAAAACCATTTATTTAATGTTTACACATACCACACAAGTTCGGGTCAGATATGGTGAAACCGACAAAATGGGTTTTGTTTATTACGGATATTATTCCCTGTATTATGAAATTGGTCGTGTGGAAGCTTTAAGATCTTTGGGATTGGATTATAAATCCATGGAAGATCAAATGCATATTTTCATGCCTGTAGTTTCATTAAATGTGAGATACCTGAGACCGGCACACTACGATGATTTATTAACTCTTGAGACCAGTATTATTAAATGGCCCAACACCAGTATTCAATTCGATACTAAAATTCTAAATGAGAAAGGGGACTGGTTAAATCAGGGTCAGGTAGTATTGTGTTTTTTGGATATAGCGTCCAGGAAAAGAGTGGAAATGCCGGAATTATTGATCCAAAAATTAAGTCCTTATTTTGAAAAATAAATGGAATGAATGGTGGAATAAATTTTTACAATGGCCTATCATAGTAAATATAGTGATATGGAGTCAGAACCATTCATTGCCGGGATTTCATGATGTAAGTATTTATACAACTTTAACTTTTATTCGAAATGAACTGAATAAAAATGATCTGAATACCAGAGCAAGTGCGATGTCCTATAGTTTTTTTTTAGCCTTGTTTCCATCATTGATTTTCTTATTTACATTAACGGCTTATTTTCCGAAGAGTTGGGATTTTTATTCTGCCATGGAGAATTCCATTATATCTGTAATGCCAGATCGAGCCCAAGATTATATTTGGAAAGATATAGTTAGTACCATTCGACCTAAAGCAAAGAGTGGATTATTATCCATAGGATTTATTTTAGCCTTAGTGTTTGCATCTAATGGTATGTTGACGATGATGAAAGGATTTGATAAAACATATAAATCCAGTTTTCGAAAACGATCGTGGACTCAGAAGCAATTGATTGCTATATTACTGACGTTCTTATTAGGTATATTATTGATTTTTTCCGTATTGATTTTAATTTTAGGTGGTCAGATTTTTAAATGGATATTTGGCATACTGCATTTAAGTAAATTGACAGTGATCGCAGTCAAATTTTTTCAATACTTGATTATTATCTTATTATTTTATTCCGTTATCGAATTGATGTATCGCTTAGCTCCTGCATTAAAGAAGCCATTTAGTTTCTTTTCTCCGGGTACTATTTTTGCTACTATAGGTTCCATCATAACTTCCGTTTTATTCGGATATTTTGTGGATCATTTTTCAACCTATCATAAAGTCTATGGTGCTATTTCAGCATTGATTATAACGCTGATTTGGATCCGATTGAATGTATTAATCTTGATTCTAGGATTTGAATTGAATGCTGGAATTATCATTAATAGAGATATAAGGCAATTGGCATTAATTCAAGATGAAGAAGATTAAGTTTAAAACTTTTTGCCATTGAAAACCTAATTATTC harbors:
- a CDS encoding nicotinamide mononucleotide transporter, with the translated sequence MSYFYIDNTFFTLLDYPISYLEFYGTIAGIIAVWLAAKSNILTWPIGLINIMLFFIIFFQVQLYSDMFLQVYFFGISIYGWYNWIYEKKINIPIKVLELKYILFLTIGTLGLSLIFGFFIKNIHSIWPQVFTKPAAYPYTDSFVTIASIVANTLLAKRYFENWIIWIIVDIICIFLYAFKEIIFVSFEFFIFLLIAIYGHWSWWREYKLGKL
- a CDS encoding arginine deiminase — its product is MSQRQDVYVDSEISELLKVIIHAPDAGIDRITPRRAGELLFDDIVYLPVMQREHETFENILKLFIGKDNVLETCTLIKESLDANEAYKKELIQLIKDFEELPESTVKLLFELPHHVLADVLISGYYPAEDQILFDPIPNFIFTRDIAVIVNEHVVITKASKYVRHRENLLTRFIFYAHPYFAHLMEENRLINLNLVNEFPPSRKGEPISIEGGDIMILNKDYLLIGSSERTTDHALMTLKNLLFERGIIKNVVEIEVPKERSYMHIDTLFTQINEKHFVGFKPIVKDGLGSYVTVFRITGEVVEYPSVVDFLHAEIDPEIEFIWSGGGESPYQEREQWTDGCNLLTIRPGVALTYDRNPYTEKAFRAAGYQVIHASEFMRQVEGGGLDVADIKNTIITLPSSELSRARGGTHCMSCPVLRK
- a CDS encoding acyl-CoA thioesterase, with amino-acid sequence MFTHTTQVRVRYGETDKMGFVYYGYYSLYYEIGRVEALRSLGLDYKSMEDQMHIFMPVVSLNVRYLRPAHYDDLLTLETSIIKWPNTSIQFDTKILNEKGDWLNQGQVVLCFLDIASRKRVEMPELLIQKLSPYFEK
- a CDS encoding YihY/virulence factor BrkB family protein, yielding MKNKWNEWWNKFLQWPIIVNIVIWSQNHSLPGFHDVSIYTTLTFIRNELNKNDLNTRASAMSYSFFLALFPSLIFLFTLTAYFPKSWDFYSAMENSIISVMPDRAQDYIWKDIVSTIRPKAKSGLLSIGFILALVFASNGMLTMMKGFDKTYKSSFRKRSWTQKQLIAILLTFLLGILLIFSVLILILGGQIFKWIFGILHLSKLTVIAVKFFQYLIIILLFYSVIELMYRLAPALKKPFSFFSPGTIFATIGSIITSVLFGYFVDHFSTYHKVYGAISALIITLIWIRLNVLILILGFELNAGIIINRDIRQLALIQDEED